The Lepidochelys kempii isolate rLepKem1 chromosome 25, rLepKem1.hap2, whole genome shotgun sequence genome contains a region encoding:
- the ACTL9 gene encoding actin-like protein 9 produces the protein MSSDSPRTVSSRLSSPDPMPPRTMNEGRVTSRSMNPQSGSLRTKSPSLRSGAHSPDQYLKAKGTAEESRFTRERSSSPAKDRPAVKKTGAVVIETGTGSCKAGFAGQQKPKSIVGTLVGHLSERSIKSGRTGPDTFIGERARVQPNVEIIEPVRNGIIIDWEAAEVLWRHMLYHDLKVPPEEHALLMSDPPLSPTTNREKMVEVVFESLNSPGMYIAYHSVLSVYAHGKISGLVVDAGYAVTHSVPVLEGYNLPHATERMDIAGSDLTSFLLQLLKDTGHAFNERMMHIVEDIKHKFCYVAADFESECNLPKEEYMVDFQLPDGQIISLGKERFQCPERLFNPPNLPGVSLVGIHGMAQRSLKKVPKEARRDMYQNVLLCGGSSLFEGLEKRFSRELLQKVPANTKLRVSSIPLRNYASWTGGSILASLKNFQSCWIRKEQYKEHGPYIVHRKCY, from the coding sequence ATGTCTTCAGACAGTCCAAGGACAGTTAGCTCAAGACTATCCAGTCCAGACCCCATGCCTCCAAGAACGATGAATGAGGGAAGGGTGACTTCAAGGTCAATGAATCCACAATCAGGCAGTCTTCGGACAAAGAGCCCCTCTCTAAGATCTGGAGCCCATTCTCCAGATCAGTACCTCAAGGCTAAAGGAACAGCAGAAGAAAGCAGGTTCACTAGAGAGAGGTCTAGCTCCCCTGCGAAAGACCgccctgctgtgaagaagacaggagCCGTTGTGATAGAAACGGGTACTGGGAGCTGTAAAGCAGGATTTGCTGGGCAGCAGAAACCCAAATCCATTGTTGGTACTTTGGTCGGCCATCTTTCAGAGAGGTCAATAAAGTCGGGAAGGACTGGACCAGACACTTTTATTGGAGAGAGAGCCCGAGTGCAACCCAATGTGGAGATCATTGAGCCTGTGAGGAATGGCATCATCATTGATTGGGAGGCAGCAGAAGTCCTCTGGAGACACATGCTCTATCATGACCTTAAGGTTCCTCCAGAAGAGCATGCTCTACTGATGTCAGATCCACCCCTCAGCCCTACCACCAACAGAGAGAAGATGGTGGAAGTGGTGTTTGAATCTCTGAACTCTCCTGGCATGTACATTGCCTATCACTCTGTCTTGTCAGTATATGCCCATGGGAAAATCAGTGGCTTGGTGGTAGATGCGGGTTATGCAGTGACCCACAGTGTGCCAGTCCTTGAAGGTTACAACTTGCCACATGCCACTGAGAGAATGGATATTGCTGGATCTGACTTGACTTCCTTTCTGCTACAGCTTCTCAAGGACACTGGGCATGCGTTTAATGAGAGGATGATGCATATTGTGGAAGACATCAAGCATAAGTTCTGCTACGTCGCTGCTGACTTTGAAAGTGAGTGCAATCTTCCCAAGGAGGAATACATGGTAGATTTCCAGCTGCCGGATGGCCAGATCATCAGCCTAGGGAAAGAGCGATTCCAGTGCCCAGAGAGATTATTCAACCCCCCAAACTTGCCCGGTGTTTCCCTTGTAGGCATCCACGGCATGGCCCAGAGAAGCTTAAAGAAAGTCCCTAAAGAAGCCAGGAGAGACATGTACCAAAATGTACTTCTCTGTGGAGGTTCCTCTCTCTTTGAGGGGCTGGAGAAGAGGTTTTCCAGAGAGCTCCTTCAGAAAGTGCCAGCTAACACCAAGCTGAGAGTTTCCTCCATCCCGCTGAGGAACTATGCTTCTTGGACAGGAGGCTCCATCCTGGCTTCCTTGAAGAACTTCCAGTCATGTTGGATTCGAAAGGAGCAGTACAAAGAGCATGGGCCGTACATTGTCCATCGGAAGTGctactga